The DNA region AGGGCACGGCACCCGCTACGGACTGAACTTCAGTCGAGAAAGAAGGGACGCCTCCGACTCAGGGGGCGTCTTTCACGTTCCCTGGGGAGAACGCGATGCGCCCCGGCACCTGCTCGCCCTGGGCGGCGATGCCAAATAAGCCCACCCGGCCCACCGCGTCGAAGCCGAAGACGAGGGCCCACACCGTCCGGGGGTCGTGCTCGAAGGTGGCGCTGCGGACGTAGTAGGTGACGCCCGCGTCCGTGAAGGTCCGCTCGGCCATAAGTTGACGCTCCGCCCCGTACGTTCTCGCGCCCGCCTCGCGGAAGGCCTGGAAAGCCTCCAGGCTGCCCCACTGCGCCTTGGTCTCGGTCGTGAAGGCCCCCCAGAGTCGTTCGAGCCGCAGGGCGTAGAAGTCGGCGATGAGCGCCCGCCCCCGCGTCAGGGCCTCGCGCTCGGCGGGTGTACTCGGTGCCGGGATCGGGACCGTCGCGGTCCGGGCGAGAACGGGGGGAGGCGCCCAGACCAGCAGCGCGGCCAGCAGCAACCAGGGCTTCATGCCCAAGCGTAGGCGCCCCGCGCGTCTCCCGGGTGTCACCCCGCCGACGATTGGCCCGTTAACCGTTCGATCATGGCCGCCACCCCGTCCTCCGCGTTGGAGAGGGTCACCTCGTCGGCGGCCTCCAGCGCCTCCGGGTGGGCGTTCGCCACCGCCACGCCGCACCCGGTCCAGGCGAGCATCTCGGCGTCGTTGGGCGCGTCTCCGAAGGCCAGCACCTCCTCCCGCTCCACTCCCAGCCGCCCGCACAGGAGGGCGAGGCCCCACGCCTTGCTGACCCCCTCGGCGAGGACTTCCAGGAAGGGCGCGCCCGAGTGGGTGACCGCGAAGCCGCCGAGGTTCAGGGCGCGCACCTCGGCCAGCAGTTCGCGCGGGGTGAGGGTCGCGTGCCGCACGATGAACTTCAGGCTGGGGGCGGCGAGCACGTCGTCTAGGGAATGAAGACCCATCTCGAAAGGCTCGCGTTTGTGGTCGTTGAACTGGGCAATGGCGGCGTACCCCTCCTGCGCCACGTACACCTCGCCCCGCTCCCGCACGCTCAGGAAGAGGACGCCCGGCACCCGCGCCGCCAGGACCTCCGCGAGTGCCCGCTGCGCCGCAACGGTCACGTGAGCCTCGAACAGCGTCTCGCCCGTCCCCAGATGAACACCGTGCGCGCCGTTGCCGCACAGGGCGTAGTCGGTGAAGCCCGCCGCCTCCGCGACTCGCCTGACCCCGCGCGGCTGCCGGGCGGTGACGGGAGCGACGTGAATTCCCGCCGCCCGCGTCGCATCGAGGGCCGCCCGCGTCCGCGCACTCACGCTCAGGTCGGGGCGCAGCAGGGTGCCGTCGAGGTCGGTGGCGATCAGTTTGATCACCGCGCCTCCAGCACCACGACCGCCGAGGCGTGTTCCTTGGTGTGGGTCAGGGTCAGGTGGGCGACCCAGCCGCGCGCCGCGAGTTCCTGGGCGATCTCGGGGCAGAAGCCCAGCACGGGTGGGGCGAAGGGGAAGGGGCCGTCCGGCGTACGCTCGCGCTCGACCCATACGTCCCGCCAGCCGTGGGGGCGCGGCCACACCTTCTGAAAGGCCTCCTTGGCCGCGAAGCGCGCCGCGAAACTCGGGGCGGGGTCGGCGAGCCGGGCGCAGTAGGCGAGTTCGGCGGGGGCGAAGAGCTTCAGCGCCCGGTCCCCCTCCCGGCGAAGCAGGCCCCGGATGCGCTCGATCTCGATCAGGTCGTGTCCAATGGCGACGATCATCCGGGAAGCATCCTGACACGGCGGGGGTGGACCGTGGGGTGCGCATCCTCCCCACGGCCGGGGCCCGCTGCCCCTATCCTGTCCCCCGATGCCCCCTTCCCCCGCGCCCCTCTTTCCCGACCTCCGCCTGCCCACCGTCGCCGGGGTTCTGCGTGAGGGTGAGGCCCGGTGGCGCGCGGCGGGCGTGACGCGGGTGCGGGTCTTCGGCTCGGTGGCGCGGGGAGAGGCGGGGGTGGCGTCCGACATCGACCTCCTCGTGGACTTCGGCCCAGGCCGGGCGGTGGGCCTGCTCGACCTGATGCGCGCCAAGGAGGTGTTCGAGGACCTCCTGCGTCGCCGGGTGGACGTGATGACGGAAGGCGCCCTCAAGCCGCCCCTGCGCGGCGAGATCCTGGAAGACGCCGTGGACGTGCTCGACTCCGGCCTGCCGCCCCTTCCCTCCCACCGTCCGAAGCGTTGGCGCTGGCGGGTGTTCGACCTGCTGGACGCTGTGGACCGCGTCACCGCCTACACGCGCGGGCATACCCCGACCACCTTCCTCGCCGACGAGCGCACCCGGGACGCCGTGCTGCGGAATCTCGCGCGGCTGGGCGAGACGACGAAATTCATCCCCCAGGCCGTGCAGGACACCCACCCCGAGGTGCCGTGGGTCCTGCTCCGTGACGTGCGGAACCTCGTCGCCCACGACTACTTCGGCATCGACCCCGCCCTCGTGTGGCACACGGCCAGGGTGGACCTCCCGGCGCTGCGCCCCGCCCTGCAAGCCCTCG from Deinococcus aetherius includes:
- a CDS encoding HepT-like ribonuclease domain-containing protein, which codes for MPPSPAPLFPDLRLPTVAGVLREGEARWRAAGVTRVRVFGSVARGEAGVASDIDLLVDFGPGRAVGLLDLMRAKEVFEDLLRRRVDVMTEGALKPPLRGEILEDAVDVLDSGLPPLPSHRPKRWRWRVFDLLDAVDRVTAYTRGHTPTTFLADERTRDAVLRNLARLGETTKFIPQAVQDTHPEVPWVLLRDVRNLVAHDYFGIDPALVWHTARVDLPALRPALQALADGEDVGRRGF
- a CDS encoding 4'-phosphopantetheinyl transferase superfamily protein; the encoded protein is MIVAIGHDLIEIERIRGLLRREGDRALKLFAPAELAYCARLADPAPSFAARFAAKEAFQKVWPRPHGWRDVWVERERTPDGPFPFAPPVLGFCPEIAQELAARGWVAHLTLTHTKEHASAVVVLEAR
- a CDS encoding HAD family hydrolase translates to MKLIATDLDGTLLRPDLSVSARTRAALDATRAAGIHVAPVTARQPRGVRRVAEAAGFTDYALCGNGAHGVHLGTGETLFEAHVTVAAQRALAEVLAARVPGVLFLSVRERGEVYVAQEGYAAIAQFNDHKREPFEMGLHSLDDVLAAPSLKFIVRHATLTPRELLAEVRALNLGGFAVTHSGAPFLEVLAEGVSKAWGLALLCGRLGVEREEVLAFGDAPNDAEMLAWTGCGVAVANAHPEALEAADEVTLSNAEDGVAAMIERLTGQSSAG